In Passer domesticus isolate bPasDom1 chromosome 1, bPasDom1.hap1, whole genome shotgun sequence, one DNA window encodes the following:
- the NPVF gene encoding pro-FMRFamide-related neuropeptide VF isoform X3 has product MPHATQWRSMCLNEPMKSRLQSREDNDDKYYEIKDNILEEKQRSLNFEDMEDWGTKDIIKMNHFTASKMPNSVANLPLRFGRNYPEERSIKPFSNLPLRFGRAFGENILNHAPKVSHRLGRSSLVKGSSQSLLNLPQRFGKSLAVNLPQDIEESEPGI; this is encoded by the exons ATGCCACATGCTACACAGTGGAGAAG CATGTGCCTAAATGAACCAATGAAgtccaggctgcagagcagagaagaCAATGATGATAAATATTATGAG atTAAAGATAATATTTTGGAAGAAAAGCAGAGGAGCCTCAATTTTGAAGACATGGAAGACTGGGGAACAAAAGACATCATTAAAATGAACCATTTTACAGCAAGCAAGATGCCAAATTCAGTTGCTAATTTACCTCTTAGATTTGGAAGAAATTATCCAGAAGAAAGAAGCATTAAACCATTTTCTAATTTACCCCTGAGATTTGGAAGAGCTTTTGGAGAGAACATACTTAATCATGCTCCAAAGGTATCACACAGGCTTGGGAGATCTTCACTTGTTAAAGGTTCCAGTCAATCACTTCTAAATTTGCCACAGAGATTTGGGAAGTCACTGGCTGTCAATCTGCCTCAAGACATTGAGGAATCTGAACCAG GCATATGA
- the NPVF gene encoding pro-FMRFamide-related neuropeptide VF isoform X1, producing the protein MKVILSKKFILFALATVVSLTSNSMCLNEPMKSRLQSREDNDDKYYEIKDNILEEKQRSLNFEDMEDWGTKDIIKMNHFTASKMPNSVANLPLRFGRNYPEERSIKPFSNLPLRFGRAFGENILNHAPKVSHRLGRSSLVKGSSQSLLNLPQRFGKSLAVNLPQDIEESEPGI; encoded by the exons ATGAAAGTCATTTTATCCAAGAAGTTTATTCTGTTTGCTTTAGCTACAGTTGTCTCTCTCACATCAAACAGCATGTGCCTAAATGAACCAATGAAgtccaggctgcagagcagagaagaCAATGATGATAAATATTATGAG atTAAAGATAATATTTTGGAAGAAAAGCAGAGGAGCCTCAATTTTGAAGACATGGAAGACTGGGGAACAAAAGACATCATTAAAATGAACCATTTTACAGCAAGCAAGATGCCAAATTCAGTTGCTAATTTACCTCTTAGATTTGGAAGAAATTATCCAGAAGAAAGAAGCATTAAACCATTTTCTAATTTACCCCTGAGATTTGGAAGAGCTTTTGGAGAGAACATACTTAATCATGCTCCAAAGGTATCACACAGGCTTGGGAGATCTTCACTTGTTAAAGGTTCCAGTCAATCACTTCTAAATTTGCCACAGAGATTTGGGAAGTCACTGGCTGTCAATCTGCCTCAAGACATTGAGGAATCTGAACCAG GCATATGA
- the NPVF gene encoding pro-FMRFamide-related neuropeptide VF isoform X2 — MLHSGEATVVSLTSNSMCLNEPMKSRLQSREDNDDKYYEIKDNILEEKQRSLNFEDMEDWGTKDIIKMNHFTASKMPNSVANLPLRFGRNYPEERSIKPFSNLPLRFGRAFGENILNHAPKVSHRLGRSSLVKGSSQSLLNLPQRFGKSLAVNLPQDIEESEPGI; from the exons ATGCTACACAGTGGAGAAG CTACAGTTGTCTCTCTCACATCAAACAGCATGTGCCTAAATGAACCAATGAAgtccaggctgcagagcagagaagaCAATGATGATAAATATTATGAG atTAAAGATAATATTTTGGAAGAAAAGCAGAGGAGCCTCAATTTTGAAGACATGGAAGACTGGGGAACAAAAGACATCATTAAAATGAACCATTTTACAGCAAGCAAGATGCCAAATTCAGTTGCTAATTTACCTCTTAGATTTGGAAGAAATTATCCAGAAGAAAGAAGCATTAAACCATTTTCTAATTTACCCCTGAGATTTGGAAGAGCTTTTGGAGAGAACATACTTAATCATGCTCCAAAGGTATCACACAGGCTTGGGAGATCTTCACTTGTTAAAGGTTCCAGTCAATCACTTCTAAATTTGCCACAGAGATTTGGGAAGTCACTGGCTGTCAATCTGCCTCAAGACATTGAGGAATCTGAACCAG GCATATGA